Proteins encoded by one window of Terriglobales bacterium:
- a CDS encoding MATE family efflux transporter, translating into MSHAATAEVSQSFWGSVWEAIQGTHQDFTSGNLNRAILLLAIPMVLEMVLESLFAVVDVMWVGRLGADAIATVGITESMLSLVFAIGLGLSLSTTAMVARRIGEQDPEGAAVAAVQAVALGLGVSLLIGVPCLLYGPRLLGLMGASPEIVRIGGSYTRIALGGGGVVLMLFLNNAIFRGAGDAAIAMRLLWLSNIINLVLDPCLIFGLGPFPRLGVTGAAVSTLTGRSIGVAYQFYRLLRGTERIRVLTRQIRLNLPVLWRLIRVSLTGVLQFAIAHTSWIGLVRIVSTFGSAALAGYTIAIRILIFVILPSWGLSNAAATLVGQNLGANQPQRAEASVWRTGFYNMLFLGGIGVVFIIFAEPIIRLFTHDPVVVRLGTSCLRILSYGNIGYSYGMVMLQAFNGAGDTVTPTIVNLFGFWFLEIPLAYWLAIRAGWGTSGVFYAIVIAEAAIAAAGILLFRRGQWKQQKI; encoded by the coding sequence ATGAGCCATGCGGCCACAGCAGAGGTGTCCCAGAGTTTCTGGGGGTCGGTGTGGGAAGCGATCCAGGGCACACACCAGGACTTCACCAGCGGCAACCTGAATCGCGCCATTCTGTTGTTGGCGATTCCTATGGTGCTGGAGATGGTGTTGGAATCGCTGTTCGCGGTGGTGGATGTGATGTGGGTCGGACGTTTGGGGGCGGATGCCATAGCTACCGTAGGCATCACGGAATCAATGCTGTCGCTGGTATTCGCCATAGGACTAGGCTTGAGCCTCTCGACCACCGCCATGGTGGCGCGTCGCATTGGCGAGCAAGATCCGGAAGGCGCGGCGGTGGCTGCAGTTCAGGCGGTGGCCTTGGGACTGGGCGTGTCCCTGCTCATTGGTGTTCCTTGCCTGCTGTATGGGCCGCGTCTGCTGGGGCTGATGGGCGCATCCCCTGAAATCGTCCGCATCGGCGGCAGCTACACGCGGATCGCGCTGGGCGGCGGCGGGGTTGTGCTGATGCTGTTTCTGAATAACGCCATCTTTCGCGGCGCGGGCGATGCGGCAATCGCCATGCGGCTGCTATGGCTTTCAAACATCATCAACCTCGTGCTCGATCCCTGCCTGATCTTCGGGTTGGGCCCATTTCCACGGTTAGGCGTGACCGGAGCGGCCGTCTCCACATTGACCGGGCGCAGCATCGGCGTGGCCTACCAGTTTTATCGGCTGCTGCGCGGGACAGAGCGCATCCGCGTGCTCACCCGCCAGATCCGTCTCAATCTGCCAGTGCTGTGGCGCCTGATACGGGTCTCGCTCACCGGCGTTCTGCAATTCGCCATCGCGCACACGAGTTGGATCGGACTGGTACGCATTGTGAGCACCTTCGGCTCGGCTGCCCTCGCCGGCTACACCATCGCGATTCGCATACTGATTTTCGTCATCTTGCCCTCCTGGGGTCTGAGTAACGCTGCGGCCACGCTTGTCGGGCAGAACCTGGGCGCAAATCAGCCGCAGCGTGCCGAGGCATCCGTGTGGCGCACGGGCTTCTATAACATGCTGTTCCTGGGAGGCATTGGAGTCGTCTTTATAATTTTCGCTGAACCGATAATACGGCTTTTTACCCACGATCCAGTGGTCGTCCGGCTGGGAACTTCGTGCCTGCGCATCCTGAGCTATGGGAACATCGGCTACTCCTACGGGATGGTCATGCTGCAAGCCTTCAATGGCGCCGGAGACACGGTGACACCCACCATCGTCAACCTGTTCGGTTTCTGGTTCCTGGAAATTCCGCTGGCGTACTGGCTGGCGATCCGCGCTGGCTGGGGAACCAGTGGCGTCTTCTACGCGATCGTAATTGCCGAAGCCGCAATCGCAGCCGCGGGCATTCTGCTATTTCGCCGCGGCCAGTGGAAGCAGCAGAAAATTTGA